One Rhizobium sp. NRK18 genomic window carries:
- a CDS encoding NAD(P)H-dependent glycerol-3-phosphate dehydrogenase — MSETIAVIGAGAFGTALAAVAAQKGRAKVTLVGREPSLMRSLASSRIHEKSLPGIRLPDNLELSSDPDVIHDAKIVLFAMPSQAQREAARFYRFNIAHSATVVTCAKGIDRHTGDLLTDVLEEELPDQEIAVLSGPGFAADIAKGLPTAMALAAGRMETAERIAIALSSRTFRLYPASDRVGVQLGGALKNVLAIACGIVEGAGLGDSARAALISRGLAEMSRLVAAKGGEAGTVRGLSGLGDLVLTATSHQSRNLRYGIALGRGDMADAGHGTLVEGAFAASVASRLSREFAVDMPITEAVAAIIDGSLDIPAAIEQLMTRPITTE; from the coding sequence ATGAGCGAAACGATTGCCGTCATCGGTGCCGGCGCTTTCGGCACAGCGCTTGCCGCGGTCGCGGCGCAGAAGGGCAGGGCGAAGGTCACCCTCGTCGGTCGCGAGCCTTCGCTGATGCGGTCGCTGGCGTCCTCCCGTATCCATGAGAAGTCGCTGCCGGGCATCCGCCTGCCGGACAATCTGGAACTTTCCTCCGATCCCGACGTCATTCACGACGCGAAGATCGTGCTCTTCGCCATGCCGTCGCAGGCGCAGCGCGAGGCCGCTCGCTTCTACCGGTTCAACATTGCCCACTCAGCCACGGTCGTCACCTGCGCCAAGGGCATCGATCGCCATACGGGCGATCTCCTGACCGATGTGCTGGAAGAGGAACTGCCCGATCAGGAGATCGCCGTTCTGTCCGGTCCCGGCTTTGCCGCCGATATCGCCAAGGGCCTGCCGACTGCGATGGCGCTGGCGGCCGGCCGCATGGAGACGGCGGAACGGATCGCCATTGCCCTTTCGAGCCGGACGTTCCGCCTCTATCCGGCTTCGGACCGGGTCGGCGTCCAGCTTGGTGGAGCGCTGAAGAACGTACTGGCGATTGCCTGCGGCATCGTGGAAGGCGCCGGGCTCGGCGATTCTGCCCGGGCGGCGCTGATATCGCGCGGACTTGCGGAAATGTCGCGGCTGGTTGCCGCCAAGGGCGGTGAGGCCGGCACGGTGCGGGGGCTGTCGGGACTTGGCGACCTTGTGCTGACGGCGACGTCGCATCAGTCGCGCAACCTGCGCTACGGCATTGCGCTCGGACGCGGAGACATGGCGGATGCCGGACATGGCACGCTGGTCGAAGGCGCATTCGCGGCCTCCGTCGCCTCCCGGCTGTCACGCGAATTTGCCGTCGACATGCCGATCACCGAAGCCGTCGCGGCGATCATCGACGGCAGTCTCGATATTCCCGCGGCCATCGAGCAATTGATGACGCGGCCCATCACCACCGAATAG
- a CDS encoding YciI-like protein: MLFAFLCTDKPGHLNVRMDTRPEHVAWLNGLNEKGVLKIAGPFLGEDGKPCGSLVIVEAADKAAAAEISAADPYAKAGLFESVEIKPYNWVFNNPEA; the protein is encoded by the coding sequence ATGCTGTTTGCCTTTCTCTGCACCGACAAGCCCGGACACCTGAATGTCCGCATGGACACCCGGCCGGAACACGTGGCCTGGCTCAACGGGCTGAATGAAAAGGGCGTGCTGAAGATCGCCGGTCCGTTCCTCGGCGAGGACGGCAAGCCGTGCGGCAGCCTTGTGATCGTCGAGGCCGCCGACAAGGCCGCCGCCGCCGAAATCTCCGCCGCCGACCCCTACGCGAAGGCGGGTCTGTTCGAAAGCGTCGAGATCAAGCCCTACAACTGGGTCTTCAACAATCCGGAGGCTTGA
- a CDS encoding EVE domain-containing protein, which translates to MAYWLFKSEPFKFSWEMLKAKGDKGEQWDGVRNYQARNNMRAMKIGDKGFFYHSNEGLEVVGIAEVCALAHPDSTTDDPRWECVDIRAVQDVPKPVSLKDVKANPKLAKMSLVTSMRLSVQPVTEDEYLEVCRMGGLDNPPN; encoded by the coding sequence ATGGCATACTGGCTGTTCAAATCCGAACCCTTCAAGTTCTCCTGGGAGATGCTGAAGGCGAAGGGCGACAAGGGCGAGCAGTGGGACGGCGTGCGCAATTACCAGGCGCGCAACAACATGCGGGCCATGAAGATCGGCGACAAGGGCTTCTTCTACCACTCCAATGAGGGGCTCGAAGTGGTCGGCATCGCCGAGGTCTGCGCGCTCGCCCACCCCGATTCGACGACGGACGATCCGCGCTGGGAATGCGTCGACATTCGCGCTGTGCAGGATGTGCCGAAGCCGGTCAGCCTGAAGGACGTCAAGGCCAACCCGAAGCTTGCCAAGATGTCGCTCGTGACCTCCATGCGTCTTTCGGTGCAGCCGGTGACGGAAGACGAATACCTCGAAGTCTGCCGCATGGGCGGGCTGGACAATCCGCCGAATTAG
- a CDS encoding class I SAM-dependent methyltransferase, with the protein MKTDPRTFILDNTAVMAPPHVPEIRLHLADEAHDLWLKTEEELQKIGLPPPFWAFAWAGGQGLARYILDHSETVRGKRVVDFATGSGLVAIAARMAGAASVLAVDIDPWAETAVALNAEANGVSVAFERADIIGRDMEADVLLAGDVFYDQSFAAAIIPWFEKLSASGVTVIAGDPGRAYCPRDRLTSLEVYEVPVTRALEDSEVKRTVVWRFGG; encoded by the coding sequence ATGAAAACCGATCCCCGAACCTTCATTCTCGACAACACCGCAGTCATGGCGCCGCCGCATGTGCCGGAAATCCGGCTGCATCTGGCCGACGAGGCGCATGACCTGTGGCTGAAGACCGAGGAGGAGCTGCAGAAGATCGGCCTGCCGCCGCCGTTCTGGGCCTTCGCCTGGGCCGGCGGGCAGGGGCTTGCCCGCTACATCCTCGACCATTCCGAGACCGTCAGAGGCAAGCGCGTAGTCGACTTTGCCACCGGTTCGGGTCTGGTGGCGATCGCGGCGCGCATGGCGGGCGCGGCAAGCGTGCTGGCGGTCGATATCGATCCGTGGGCGGAGACGGCCGTGGCGCTGAATGCCGAGGCAAACGGCGTCTCTGTCGCGTTCGAAAGGGCCGACATCATCGGCCGGGACATGGAAGCGGATGTGTTGCTGGCCGGCGACGTGTTCTACGACCAGAGCTTTGCCGCCGCCATCATTCCCTGGTTCGAAAAGCTGTCGGCTTCAGGGGTGACGGTCATCGCCGGCGATCCGGGACGGGCCTACTGCCCCCGGGACCGGCTGACGTCGCTTGAGGTCTACGAGGTGCCGGTTACCCGCGCGTTGGAAGACAGCGAGGTCAAGCGGACCGTCGTCTGGCGGTTCGGCGGTTAG
- the sdhC gene encoding succinate dehydrogenase, cytochrome b556 subunit — translation MANVTNNRPLSPHLQIYKLIPTMAMSIVHRITGGALYFGTILVAWWLIAAASGQAYFDWVNAIYGSFIGRLILFGYTWALVHHMLGGLRHFMWDLGYGFEKHFSTKLAKATLVASICLTVLIWIVGYIVR, via the coding sequence ATGGCGAATGTGACAAACAACCGGCCGCTGTCGCCGCATCTGCAGATTTACAAGCTCATTCCGACGATGGCGATGTCGATCGTCCACCGCATTACCGGTGGCGCGCTCTATTTCGGCACCATCCTCGTCGCATGGTGGCTGATCGCAGCGGCGTCCGGGCAGGCCTATTTCGACTGGGTCAATGCGATCTACGGCTCCTTCATCGGTCGCCTCATCCTGTTCGGCTACACTTGGGCGCTGGTTCACCACATGCTCGGCGGCCTGCGCCATTTCATGTGGGATCTCGGCTACGGCTTCGAGAAGCATTTTTCCACCAAGCTCGCCAAGGCGACCCTCGTCGCCTCCATCTGTCTGACCGTCCTGATCTGGATCGTCGGCTACATCGTTCGGTAA